A genomic region of Xiphophorus couchianus chromosome 18, X_couchianus-1.0, whole genome shotgun sequence contains the following coding sequences:
- the LOC114133431 gene encoding late histone H2A.2.2-like — MSGRGKKAASKPMSAVSRSSRAGLTFPVGRIHRLLKKGNYAVRIGVGTAVYLAAVLEYLCAEVLELAGNASSENKKRRISPRHILLAVKHDEEFKIVLAGVTILDGGVLPNIHASLLPKKTTGPREDATAKDVNSQTF; from the coding sequence ATGTCTGGCCGAGGAAAGAAAGCTGCATCCAAGCCTATGTCTGCAGTGTCCCGTTCCTCCAGAGCAGGACTCACTTTCCCAGTCGGCCGCATTCATAGGCTGCTCAAAAAAGGCAACTACGCAGTGAGGATTGGCGTCGGCACTGCTGTGTACCTTGCAGCCGTCCTGGAATATCTCTGCGCTGAAGTCCTGGAGCTGGCTGGAAACGCCAGCAGTGAAAACAAGAAGCGCCGCATTTCGCCGCGCCACATCTTGCTGGCTGTGAAGCACGATGAAGAGTTCAAAATTGTACTGGCAGGGGTCACCATCTTGGATGGTGGGGTGTTGCCAAACATTCATGCATCCCTCCTACCAAAGAAGACCACAGGTCCAAGGGAAGATGCAACTGCCAAAGATGTCAattctcaaacattttaa